GCCCGCGTGCTCCCGGTCGCGCTCGCGCATCGCCACGCGCGGGACCGCCGGTTGGTCCGATCAATCGCCCAGGAACGCCGCCCGAAGGGCATCGGGGTCGAGGGAGCGACCGCCACCCTGGAAGCCCTCGCCGCCGGCAACCTCCGCGTCGTCGTCGCCGACCGGGACATGCAGGCTACGACGTGGACGTGCTCCCGCTGCGGCGCCCTCGGGATGAAACCGGCGCCGTGTGCCGCCTGTGGCGGAGAGATGCGGCGCCTCATGCTTCCTTGGGAGCTTCCCTCGCTGGTGAGACGGTACGGCGCCGTGCTCGAGTTGGTAGGGGCCGAGGCCGCAAGGCCTCTCGCCGATGGGGTCGGCGGATTGCTGCGCTATCCGCCAGCAACCTCCGTCAATATGTGCCGCGGGGCGTAGTTGACCACTCGGCAGTGGAGCATGGGGCGCCGCTGACCGACGCGTCTTGATGGAGATTCTGTTCCTAGGCACGGGGAGCGCGTTGCCGCTTCCGCGGCAGGGTCATAATTGTCCGCAGTGCCGCTCCAAGAACCCGCGCGACCGGCGGTTTCCGTCGGCACTCCTGATCGACCGCCGGATCCTCATCGATGCGGGGCCCTCGATCGGCGGACTCCTCGCCTCGGTCGGGCTCTCCCTGGACGACATTGCCGCGGTCGTACTGACGCATCGTCACCGGGACGCGGCGGGCGGACTCGGCGCCCTGCCGG
Above is a window of bacterium DNA encoding:
- a CDS encoding MBL fold metallo-hydrolase, coding for MEILFLGTGSALPLPRQGHNCPQCRSKNPRDRRFPSALLIDRRILIDAGPSIGGLLASVGLSLDDIAAVVLTHRHRDAAGGLGALPASTRVVVPRRPGVITVMGHRFEAVPVPHAGRTWGYLVNDVLAYFSDYCKIDPALPALRRARVAVLDGSGWR